Proteins from a genomic interval of Vespula pensylvanica isolate Volc-1 chromosome 22, ASM1446617v1, whole genome shotgun sequence:
- the LOC122636431 gene encoding protein crumbs isoform X1 encodes MQARYVVAVLTSLLAITHEAPQDVRRKDAEEHPREAYFNGSAFLKLNSFVSVHRHSGLSFRTCEGGRLFVQRYKDDSISLEVTHDGLLFVAIVDQQVHEARLNARLLNNAWHNVNLFFRLGNLTLSTAGHTQVIANATYNAAILTLPDYNVNDSLIVGESFRGCILQGPGILFNESINNGAIFGPCPSDNRGCGPNGLGSGIASATASTMDVCRNEPCMMHGKCVSRQDRYECHCYARYSGNNCQIDNGPPCLNSPCRNGGICIEDKKGDFTCNCQPGYTGASCESQLGVRLCEESPCKNNGICLALADNEYKCECLPGWTGKNCETNINECLSYPCKHGGRCIDGINNYTCICDRTGYEGSNCQIDIDECLAKPCLNNGICYDNYGGYICHCPAGFEGQNCELNLNECLSNPCANGGECIDDVGSYHCVCPAGYTGRHCDSRSVCEIDSCPSNSICIRDSHGEQCVCNPGYMGIPPNCTINYCASNPCINGGTCTSNRDGYNCTCTPEWKGATCSTSVSDWCTICHNGGTCIETVFGIMCQCPRFWTGTQCKEQITCRNLPCKQASACHDYPGGYYCTCEPGWTGPECSIDMDECSSDPCRNGGICIDQLNSYYCQCLAGYTGKNCQINVDECLSQPCQNGGTCIDRINEYTCNCTKDFMGQNCEREFDACSLNPCQNNGSCTLISRSRRDFVCECPRGFEGKICDVNVDDCVDVICPDNKICVDGIGSYECKCREGYRDPNCTLIVYHCAGKPCNNGTCIDLGDNGFECKCHPGFQGSFCDQDVNECEIQGNSLCNNGICLNTEGSYKCFCIPGFSGDHCDIDIDECLGGPCLNNATCIDRINTFECKCPPGYSGKICDTDVNECESDPCLNGATCIDEVAAYTCNCAPGFRGTNCEINIDDCEPLPCFNYGRCMDGVNDYTCDCTDTGFEGSRCEKNIDDCLSAPCVNDAICIDDIKNYKCQCYSGYTGKNCEIDINECESSPCQFNGTCLERSNKELYKSEAFNLPSIFTQDFSYANASGYECLCVQGVTGKNCEVNINECESNPCQAGSCVDRIGGFTCECDEGYEGDHCQHDIDECKRYTPCVHGVCTDGRADYFCTCEPEYGGKNCSVELTGCLGNACQNGGTCWPYLIDEKIHKFNCTCPNGFHGEICNYTEVTTMSLSGSSYVLVNTTREEGYDIQFRFRTTLPNGLLAIGKGLTFYILELVNGKLNLHSSLLNKWEGVFIGSGLNDSSWQKVFVAINTTHLVLSANEEQTIYPISLNEGSNSNHTSFPMTYVGGTTNYLRRLTHGPSFFIGCTEDVVINGEWVYSGTTSKTVYMEGIEPGCPREAQCSPNPCKNGGHCTDGWRDFSCKCERPYLGHTCQYNMTAATFGFENITNGYVTVKVSDMARKAVRSIVDISMFIRTRQDRGDIFYLGSEPAPQMDSKSQDKTYIAAQLEGGELLVRIQFNGTEAYTVGGVKLNDGNNHLIQVIRNVTLVQVKINGTEYFRKTISASGQLNVTVLYLGGLPQASRYIRQVDSRQMEIQQVPQINFKGIIQDVQISNGNEIMVVEFFPLKAKDIPTPTQFGNVTFDHDKVLEGVLSDNVCISNPCNHSGTCHVTWNDFWCQCPRGYTGKTCQEMEFCQLQDCPAGSKCQNLDDGYECIANATFDGVSTSFTYVYDQMEMEERNESDSTIDTIRITYRSNTGGTLMHMAPRIGDQHFTVSVYKDKITVSWRLDDQNRGILSFGKNEPDGNWTSIILRLNNNSMECTYANTNDENAPQVSPNFNFALWYELLITGTVTLGGLSNTLSNRHTYVTLDNNQATNRQAIKQNTVDLSDYVLTTTTPPHHMVSGEVFKGCLGEVRIGSMLLHYFTYEEVYQNANFTPFEYLSLQNHNSSNNIGCQLCFDIDCMNDGYCRNKANSYVCECPAGYAEDDCSANIDECIDNKCQNNATCVDGIATYTCICNSGWQGRLCDSDINECVTLSPCQHDGVCVNKPGSFRCECPDQFVGELCENFRLITCQSEPCKNGSTCTDIVNSKTGDNYTCTCMTGFEGTQCDLPYCQVQKCQNGGTCDLLHQAPQCMCLVGYTGLYCEINIDDCAPDADGNVPCKNDGKCYDEVNEFTCDCLGTGYTGPDCSIDVDECQDPLTDCGYGKCENLLGTYQCICNPGYCGYNCRMGDSCRENYCQNGGTCECRSNGEYQCLCTPEYTGKNCTESGQLGSQAFNIAIIVAPIVGCLFLIAASSLIALFMMARKKRATRGTYSPSAQEFSNPRVEMDNVMKPPPEERLI; translated from the exons ATGCAGGCACGATACGTCGTCGCAG TATTAACCAGCCTATTGGCGATCACACACGAAGCACCACAGGACGTACGTCGAAAGGATGCCGAAGAGCATCCACGGGAGGCCTATTTCAATGGATCAGCCTTTCTGAAGTTAAACTCCTTCGTATCTGTGCACAGGCATAGCGGTTTGAGTTTTCGAACCTGTGAAGGTGGGAGGCTCTTTGTTCAAAGGTACAAAGACGACTCCATAAGTCTCGAGGTCACGCACGATGGACTTCTCTTCGTTGCAATCGTAGATCAGCAAGTCCACGAAGCAAGACTCAACGCTAGATTACTAAACAACGCCTGGCATAATGTCAATCTCTTCTTCAGACTTGGAAATCTTACTTTGAGTACAGCTGGTCATACACAG GTTATCGCAAATGCCACATACAATGCTGCCATTTTAACTCTGCCGGATTACAACGTTAACGACTCACTGATAGTTGGTGAAAGTTTTAGAGGATGCATTCTTCAGGGTCCTGGAATACTTTTTAACGAATCTATTAACAATGGAGCTATATTCGGACCCTGTCCTTCGGACAACAGAGGAT GTGGTCCAAATGGCCTTGGAAGTGGCATAGCATCGGCTACAGCTTCCACCATGGATGTCTGCCGCAACGAACCATGCATGATGCATGGTAAATGCGTGTCACGGCAGGACCGTTACGAGTGTCACTGTTACGCGCGATATTCCGGCAACAACTGTCAAATCGATAATG GTCCACCATGCTTGAATAGTCCGTGCCGAAACGGTGGAATTTGcatcgaagataaaaagggTGACTTTACTTGCAACTGTCAGCCCGGATACACAGGTGCATCTTGCGAGTCGCAATTGGGTGTACGACTTTGCGAGGAAAGTCCTTGCAAAAATAACGGCATTTGTTTGGCACTCGCGGACAACGAGTACAAATGTGAATGCTTGCCAGGATGGACAGGAAAAAATTGTGAGACCAACATTAACGAATGTTTGTCTTATCCCTGCAAACATGGGGGCCGTTGCATAGATGGGATCAATAACTACACGTGCATATGCGATAGAACAGG ATATGAAGGATCAAATTGCCAGATAGATATCGACGAATGCTTGGCGAAACCGTGTCTTAACAATGGCATATGTTACGATAATTACGGTGGTTATATATGTCACTGTCCGGCCGGTTTCGAGGGTCAGAATTGTGAGTTGAACCTGAACGAGTGTCTGTCGAATCCATGTGCGAACGGAGGCGAATGCATAGACGACGTTGGCTCTTATCACTGCGTGTGCCCAGCCGGTTACACTGGTCGTCATTGTGATTCGAGAAGTGTCTGTGAAATTGATTCATGTCCATCAAACAGTATCTGCATCAGGGATTCTCACGGAGAACAGTGCGTTTGCAATCCTGGATATATGGGCATTCCACCAAACTGTACTATCAACTATTGTGCTAGTAATCCTTGCATTAATGGTGGTACCTGTACTAGTAACAGAGATGGATATAATTGTACCTGTACACCTGAATGGAAAG GTGCAACGTGTTCGACATCAGTTTCGGATTGGTGCACAATATGTCACAATGGTGGTACATGCATTGAAACAGTCTTTGGCATCATGTGCCAATGTCCACGATTTTGGACGGGAACACAGTGTAAGGAACAGATTACCTGTCGTAATCTACCTTGCAAACAGGCTTCTGCTTGCCACGATTAT CCTGGAGGCTATTATTGCACCTGCGAACCAGGATGGACAGGACCAGAGTGTTCCATTGATATGGATGAATGCTCTAGCGATCCTTGCCGAAATGGTGGTATTTGCATCGATCAGCTCAACAGTTATTACTGCCAATGTTTGGCTGGTTATACTG gAAAGAACTGTCAAATCAACGTGGACGAATGTCTCTCTCAACCCTGTCAAAATGGTGGCACATGCATCGATCGTATTAACGAATACACGTGTAATTGTACGAAAGATTTCATGGGTCAAAATTGTGAACGAGAATTCGACGCGTGTTCCTTGAATCCATGTCAAAATAATGGAAGTTGTACTCTGATATCAAGATCAAGACGAGATTTCGTTTGCGAATGTCCAAGAGGATTCGAAGGTAAAATCTGTGACGTAAACGTTGATGATTGCGTGGACGTGATATGTCCAGATAATAAGATATGCGTCGACGGTATCGGCAGTTATGAGTGCAAATGCCGCGAAGGGTACAGAGATCCAAATTGCACTCTTATCGTTTATCATTGTGCCGGAAAGCCGTGTAACAATGGCACCTGTATCGATCTAGGTGACAACGGATTCGAATGCAAGTGTCACCCTGGTTTTCAAG GTTCATTCTGTGATCAAGACGTCAATGAATGCGAGATTCAAGGTAACTCTTTGTGTAACAACGGTATATGCTTAAATACCGAAGGAAGTTACAAATGTTTCTGCATACCTGGTTTCTCTGGTGATCATTGTGACATCGATATTGATGAGTGTCTTGGTGGGCCCTGTTTGAATAATGCTACTTGCATCGATCGAATCAATACGTTCGAATGTAAATGTCCACCTGGTTATTCCGGGAAGATATGCGACACGGATGTTAACGAATGCGAGAGTGATCCTTGCTTGAATGGTGCGACCTGTATAGACGAAGTCGCAGCTTACACTTGTAATTGCGCACCTGGATTTCGTGGAACTAATTGTGAGATTAATATCGATGATTGCGAACCACTGCCATGTTTCAATTACGGTAGATGCATGGATGGCGTAAATGATTATACGTGTGATTGTACCGATACTGGTTTCGAAGGATCGAGATGTGAAAAAAACATAGACGATTGTTTGTCCGCTCCGTGTGTCAACGATGCCATTTGCATCGACGATATAAAGAATTACAAATGCCAATGTTATTCTGGTTACACCGGCAAAAACTGTGAAATAGATATAAACGAATGCGAAAGCTCACCCTGCCAATTTAACGGTACTTGCCTCGAGAGatcaaataaagaattatacaAAAGCGAGGCCTTCAATTTACCCTCTATATTTACGCAAGATTTCAGTTATGCTAATGCAAGCGG ATACGAATGTTTATGCGTCCAAGGAGTAACGGGTAAAAATTGCGAAGTGAATATAAACGAGTGCGAAAGCAATCCTTGTCAAGCCGGTAGCTGCGTCGATCGCATTGGTGGATTCACTTGTGAATGTGACGAAGGTTACGAAGGTGATCACTGTCAGCATGACATCGACGAATGCAAAAGATACACCCCTTGCGTCCACGGTGTCTGTACCGATGGTAGAGCTGACTATTTCTGCACTTGCGAACCCGAATACGGTGGAAAGAATTGCTCCGTTGAGTTAACAGGTTGTTTGGGTAATGCTTGTCAGAACGGCGGTACTTGTTGGCCGTAtctaatcgatgaaaaaattcataaattcaaCTGCACCTGTCCAAACGGCTTCCACGgtgaaatatgtaattat ACGGAG GTGACCACCATGTCATTGAGTGGTAGTTCGTATGTTCTGGTGAACACGACTCGCGAGGAAGGATACGACATTCAATTTCGTTTTCGAACTACGCTACCAAATGGTTTATTGGCCATTGGAAAGGGTTTAACCTTTTACATTCTTGAACTCGTAAATGGCAAACTCAATTTACATTCGAGCCTTTTGAATAAGTGGGAAGGCGTCTTCATTGGTAGCGGGTTAAACGATTCTTCGTGGCAAAAAGTTTTCGTAGCCATCAATACCACACATTTGGTTTTATCAGCAAACGAAGAGCAAACGATATATCCTATCAGTCTCAACGAAGGATCTAACTCTAATCACACATCTTTCCCGATGACGTACGTCGGTGGTACTACTAACTATCTCCGAAGACTTACGCATGGCCCGTCTTTCTTTATAGGCTGTACCGAGGACGTCGTTATTAATGGAGAATGG gtATATTCAGGAACAACATCTAAAACGGTTTATATGGAAGGTATCGAACCTGGGTGTCCACGTGAAGCACAATGTTCACCAAATCCTTGTAAGAACGGAGGCCATTGTACCGACGGTTGGCGGGATTTCTCTTGCAAATGCGAACGTCCGTATTTAGGTCACACATGCCAATACAATATGACGGCTGCCACATTTGGTTTTGAGAACATCACTAATGGTTACGTCACAGTTAAAGTATCTGATATGGCGAGGAAAGCAGTTAGATCGATCGTAgatatttcaatgtttataCGGACGAGGCAAGATAGAGGCGACATATTCTATTTAGGATCTGAACCGGCTCCACAAATGGACTCAAAGTCTCAAGACAAGACGTATATCGCAGCGCAATTAGAAGGAGGAGAATTACTCGTTAGAATCCAATTTAATGGTACCGAGGCATATACGGTAGGTGGTGTTAAATTAAACGATGGAAACAACCATCTGATTCAAGTTATCAGGAATGTGACGTTGGTCCAAGTGAAAATCAACGGCACCGAATACTTTCGCAAAACAATTAGCGCTTCAGGACAATTAAACGTTACTGTACTTTATTTGGGTGGTTTACCGCAAGCATCGAGATATATACGACAAGTCGACAGTCGTCAAATGGAAATTCAACAAGTACcgcaaataaatttcaaaggaATAATACAAGATGTACAAATATCTAATGGCAACGAGATCATGGTCGTGGAATTCTTCCCTTTAAAg GCAAAAGATATACCGACACCGACGCAATTCGGCAACGTAACCTTCGACCATGACAAAGTTTTGGAAGGCGTTTTATCCGACAACGTGTGTATCAGTAATCCCTGTAACCACAGTGGTACCTGCCACGTTACGTGGAATGATTTCTGGTGCCAGTGTCCACGAGGTTATACCGGCAAAACTTGCCAAGAAATGGAATTTTGCCAACTGCAAGATTGTCCAGCTGGTTCCAAATGTCAAAATCTCGACGACGGTTATGAGTGTATCGCTAATGCGACATTCGATGGCGTTAGTACGTCGTTCACTTACGTTTACGATCAAAtggaaatggaagaaagaaatgagtcCGACTCTACTATCGATACTATCCGAATaacgtatcgatcgaatacTGGTGGCACTTTGATGCACATGGCACCTCGCATAGGTGATCAACATTTTACCGTGTCCGTTTACAAAGATAAAATCACAGTTTCCTGGCGACTGGATGATCAGAATCGCGGTATCCTCAGTTTCGGTAAGAACGAACCCGACGGAAACTGGACATCCATAATACTACGGCTAAATAACAATTCCATGGAGTGCACTTATGCAAACACGAACGACGAAAACGCGCCGCAAGTTAGTCCGAATTTCAACTTTGCACTATGGTACGAATTGTTGATCACCGGTACGGTCACTCTAGGTGGATTAAGTAATACTCTCTCTAATCGACATACTTACGTTACTCTCGATAATAATCAAGCTACGAACAGGCAAGCTATTAAACAAAATACTGTTGATCTCAGTGATTACGttcttactactactacaccaCCACATCATATGGTATCAG GAGAAGTATTTAAAGGTTGCCTCGGCGAAGTAAGAATTGGCAGCATGTTATTGCATTATTTTACTTACGAAGAGGTATATCAAAACGCTAACTTTACGCCATTTGAATATCTATCTCTACAAAATCACAACTCGAGTAATAATATCGGTTGTCAATTATGTTTCGATATTGATTGTATGAATGACGGTTATTGTCGTAACAAAGCCAATAGCTACGTATGCGAATGTCCAGCGGGCTATGCCGAAGATGATTGTTCTGCCAATATCGATGAGTGTATCGACAATAAATGCCAAAATAATGCGACTTGCGTCGATGGTATTGCTACTTATACCTGTATTTGTAACAGTGGCTGGCAAGGACGGCT atgcGACAGCGATATTAACGAGTGTGTGACTCTCAGTCCGTGCCAGCATGACGGTGTTTGCGTTAACAAACCTGGATCTTTTCGTTGCGAATGTCCCGATCAATTTGTCGGCGAGCTTTGCGAAAATTTTCGACTGATTACGTGTCAAAGCGAACCTTGCAAAAACGGTTCCACATGTACGGACATTGTAAATTCAAAAACGGGAGATAATTACACTTGTACTTGTATGACTGGTTTCGAAGGCACTCAATGCGACTTACCTTATTGTCAAGTTCAAAAGTGTCAAAATGGTGGCACATGTGACCTCTTACATCAG gcCCCTCAATGTATGTGTCTGGTCGGTTACACGGGACTTTATTGTGAGATAAATATAGACGATTGTGCACCAGATGCGGATGGTAATGTGCCGTGCAAAAATGACGGTAAATGTTACGACGAAGTGAACGAATTTACCTGCGATTGCTTAGGCACTGGCTATACAGGACCAGATTGTTCCATAGACGTGGACGAATGTCAGGATCCGTTAACTGACTGTGGATACGGAAAGTGTGAAAACTTGCTTGGTACTTATCAATGTATTTGTAACCCTGGATACTGTGGATATAACTGTAGAATGGGTGATTCTTGTAGAGAA aATTACTGCCAAAACGGAGGGACGTGTGAATGCAGAAGTAACGGCGAATATCAATGTCTGTGTACACCAGAGTATACTGGAAAAAATTGTACagag TCTGGACAACTTGGAAGTCAAGCATTCAATATTGCTATTATCGTAGCACCTATTGTTGGTTGTTTATTTCTCATCGCGGCAAGTTCATTAATAGCCTTATTTATGATGGCTAGAAAGAAACGTGCTACTCGTGGCACGTACAGCCCAAGCGCTCAAGAATTTAGCAATCCGCGAGTAGAAATGGACAACGTGATGAAACCTCCACCAGAAGAAAGACTGATTTGA